One part of the Sphingobium yanoikuyae genome encodes these proteins:
- a CDS encoding restriction endonuclease, with protein sequence MNDITLHSSNLDKLEIGPLSAKFSARGDRILRYYIDIRHKTMNLHRELGAPELFILQSKVDALLADWDAKLVAFETKRLFQTGKGAADEMTADAIRAQEGIGRILAHTLTIDDAIDWNTLKDHSAYAMPAKFPEARPTTAARPEPAYEAPQIGLLDKLLGKRRHLEDQVARRNARAGEEWRTAEAEREAGYAADIAAWTLREEAFWTGHEAAKAEFLAAQAASHAKIDALRNAIADRDPDAVIEHASLVLENSEYSGLFEKSYDMQYRPADRLLMLAYRLPGPDDLPQVKAVKYVKATGELTETRISDRDRKANFDSASYQICLRTLHELFEADVDGNLDAILFNGMVESIDPATGLERQGCIMSILAKRDEFCRIDLSRADPKACFKALKGVSAANLAALAPVPPVIEMDREDRRFIDEREVVGGIDASTNLASISWDDFEHLVRELFEKEFLSRGGEVKVTQSSSDGGVDAIAFDPDPISGGKIVIQAKRYTRTVGVSAVRDLFGTVMNEGASRGILVTTSDYGPDAYRFASDKPLALLNGANLLHMLERHGYQARIDVAEARAARP encoded by the coding sequence ATGAACGACATCACACTGCATTCGTCAAACTTAGATAAGCTTGAGATCGGGCCACTAAGCGCCAAATTTAGCGCGCGTGGCGATCGTATCCTGCGATATTACATTGATATCCGGCACAAGACAATGAACCTGCACCGCGAACTCGGCGCTCCCGAGTTGTTCATCTTGCAGAGCAAGGTCGATGCGCTGCTCGCCGATTGGGACGCAAAGCTAGTTGCATTCGAAACCAAGCGGCTGTTTCAGACCGGGAAGGGCGCGGCCGACGAAATGACTGCCGACGCGATCCGCGCCCAAGAGGGTATCGGTCGGATCCTTGCGCATACCCTAACGATCGACGACGCTATCGATTGGAACACACTTAAAGACCACAGCGCATATGCGATGCCCGCGAAGTTCCCCGAAGCGCGGCCCACCACCGCCGCACGGCCGGAGCCAGCCTACGAGGCTCCGCAAATCGGCTTACTCGATAAGCTATTGGGAAAGCGCAGACATCTCGAAGACCAGGTTGCAAGGCGTAACGCTCGCGCGGGTGAGGAATGGCGGACTGCGGAGGCTGAGCGCGAGGCAGGTTACGCGGCGGACATCGCAGCGTGGACACTTCGCGAAGAAGCGTTCTGGACCGGGCACGAGGCCGCAAAGGCTGAGTTCCTTGCCGCGCAGGCCGCTTCACATGCCAAGATCGACGCTTTGCGCAACGCGATCGCCGACCGTGATCCAGACGCCGTAATCGAGCATGCCTCGCTCGTCCTAGAGAACTCTGAGTACAGCGGATTGTTCGAGAAATCGTACGACATGCAGTATCGGCCGGCTGACCGGCTGCTCATGTTGGCGTACCGCCTGCCGGGACCCGATGACCTTCCACAGGTCAAGGCCGTCAAATACGTCAAGGCGACCGGCGAGCTAACCGAGACGCGCATTTCCGACCGTGATCGCAAGGCGAATTTCGATAGCGCGAGTTATCAGATTTGCCTGCGCACCCTTCACGAACTTTTCGAAGCCGACGTCGATGGCAACCTCGATGCTATTCTGTTTAACGGCATGGTCGAATCGATCGATCCCGCCACCGGACTGGAGCGGCAGGGCTGCATCATGTCGATCCTCGCGAAACGTGACGAATTTTGCCGCATCGACCTCTCCCGCGCCGATCCGAAGGCCTGCTTCAAGGCGCTGAAGGGCGTCTCCGCTGCAAACCTCGCCGCACTGGCGCCTGTCCCGCCGGTGATCGAGATGGATCGTGAAGATCGCCGTTTTATCGACGAACGCGAGGTAGTTGGCGGGATCGACGCCTCGACCAATCTCGCCTCGATTTCGTGGGACGATTTCGAGCACCTAGTGCGTGAGCTGTTCGAGAAGGAGTTCCTAAGCCGCGGCGGTGAGGTGAAGGTCACTCAGTCGTCAAGCGACGGAGGGGTCGACGCGATCGCCTTTGACCCCGATCCGATCAGCGGTGGCAAGATCGTTATTCAGGCGAAGCGTTACACGCGCACCGTCGGCGTTTCGGCGGTCCGCGACCTCTTTGGCACGGTGATGAACGAGGGTGCCTCACGCGGCATTCTTGTGACGACCTCTGATTACGGGCCTGACGCCTACCGCTTCGCCAGCGATAAGCCTCTGGCGCTGCTCAATGGAGCCAACCTGCTCCACATGCTAGAGCGGCACGGCTACCAGGCGCGAATAGACGTCGCCGAGGCTCGAGCTGCCCGACCTTGA
- a CDS encoding type II secretion system protein N, which produces MRVPFGDKLQGWRRYARPVDWLGLVEKLLLAVLALQLARLVWVLLTPVGAFGPWEGRQAQVLSASARQALFASFDPFFRTGAPQAGNGVVTSLALTLYGVRLNEGTGQGSAILATPDGIQNSYAVGDEIMPGVVLKAVFFDHVTIDRGGAEEQVFLDQSQPASVAGGPAGGPGGAPEGDMAPGEGAPSPVPGRDAPSADAVKRDIGFSPRTQNGRVTGLVLSPKGPGFQNAGFQAGDIVTQINGQPIGSAGDLASLQNQIVPGARLSLTVERGAVTVPINLILQGQ; this is translated from the coding sequence ATGCGTGTGCCGTTCGGCGACAAGTTGCAAGGGTGGCGGCGCTATGCGCGGCCGGTCGACTGGCTGGGGCTGGTCGAAAAGCTGTTGCTGGCCGTGCTGGCATTGCAGCTTGCCCGGCTGGTGTGGGTGTTGCTGACGCCGGTCGGCGCCTTCGGCCCCTGGGAAGGGCGTCAGGCGCAAGTACTGTCGGCCAGTGCGCGGCAGGCGCTGTTCGCCAGTTTCGATCCCTTTTTCCGCACCGGCGCGCCGCAGGCGGGCAACGGCGTCGTCACTTCGCTGGCGCTGACGCTCTATGGCGTGCGGCTGAACGAGGGGACGGGGCAGGGATCGGCGATCCTGGCGACGCCCGATGGCATCCAGAACAGCTATGCCGTGGGCGACGAGATCATGCCCGGCGTGGTGCTGAAGGCGGTGTTCTTCGATCATGTGACGATCGATCGCGGTGGGGCGGAGGAGCAGGTGTTCCTCGACCAGTCCCAGCCTGCGTCGGTGGCCGGTGGGCCGGCCGGTGGACCGGGCGGCGCGCCCGAAGGGGATATGGCGCCGGGTGAAGGCGCGCCCTCGCCGGTGCCGGGCCGCGATGCGCCGAGCGCCGATGCGGTGAAGCGCGACATCGGCTTTTCCCCGCGCACCCAGAATGGCCGGGTGACCGGGCTGGTGCTGAGCCCCAAGGGGCCGGGCTTTCAGAATGCCGGTTTCCAGGCCGGCGACATCGTGACCCAGATCAACGGCCAGCCGATCGGATCGGCCGGTGACCTGGCATCATTGCAGAACCAGATCGTGCCCGGCGCACGCCTGTCCCTGACCGTGGAGCGCGGCGCCGTCACCGTGCCGATCAACCTGATATTGCAAGGCCAATGA
- a CDS encoding bifunctional aconitate hydratase 2/2-methylisocitrate dehydratase has protein sequence MSIYLDYLAEIDSRKVQGLAPKPIDDGALVAELITLIQDAGSEHRADALKFFIYNTLPGTTSAAGVKADFLKKIVLGDVTVAEITPAFALELLSHMKGGPSIAVLLDIALGDDAALAVQAGEVLKTQVFLYDADMFRLRDAFAAGNAVAKDVLESYAKAEFFTKLPEVEDEIKVVTFIAGEGDISTDLLSPGNQAHSRSDRELHGLCMISPEAQQEIVALKAQHPDARVMLIAEKGTMGVGSSRMSGVNNVALWAGKQQSPYVPFVNYAPVVAGTNGISPIFATTVDVTGGIGLNLKNWVKMTGPDGKAILNNDGNPVLEEAFSVATGTVLKIDVKNKKLTDEAGKELVDVAAAFTPQKMEFMKAGSSYAIVFGKKLQTFAAETLGIEAPKVFAPNKEITVDDQGLTAVEKIFNRNAVGVTPGKVLHAGSDVRVKVNIVGSQDTTGLMTAQELEAMAATVISPLVDGAYQSGCHTASVWDKKAQANIPKLMSFMNNFGLITARDPKGVYHAMTDVIHKVLNDITVDDWAIIIGGDSHTRMSKGVAFGADSGTVALALATGEATMPIPQSVKVTFKGQMAPYMDFRDVVHATQAQMLHQFAGENVFQGRIIEVHIGTLLADQAFTFTDWTAEMKAKASICISQDETLIESLEIAKSRIQIMIDKGMENAAGTLRGLIALADKRIAEIRSGEKPALSPDANAKYYAEVVVDLDQIDEPMIADPDVNNADVSKRYTHDTIRPVSYYGGTKKVDLGFIGSCMVHKGDMKILAQMLKNIEAAEGKVEFKAPLVVAPPTYNIVDELKAEGDWDVLKKYAGFEFDDSHPKNTARTEYENTLYLERPGCNLCMGNQEKAAKGDTVLATSTRLFQGRVVEDTANKKGESLLASTPLVVLSTILGRTPNMDEYKKAVVGIDLTKFAPPKAA, from the coding sequence ATGAGCATCTACCTGGATTATCTGGCCGAAATCGACAGCAGGAAAGTCCAGGGGCTCGCACCCAAGCCGATCGACGACGGCGCCCTCGTCGCCGAACTCATCACCCTGATCCAGGACGCGGGCAGCGAACATCGCGCCGACGCGCTCAAATTCTTCATCTACAACACCCTGCCCGGCACCACCAGCGCCGCCGGCGTGAAGGCCGACTTCCTCAAGAAGATCGTGCTGGGCGACGTCACCGTCGCGGAAATCACCCCTGCCTTCGCGCTGGAACTGCTCAGCCATATGAAGGGCGGCCCCTCGATCGCCGTGCTGCTCGACATCGCGCTCGGCGATGACGCGGCGCTGGCCGTCCAGGCGGGCGAAGTCCTGAAGACCCAGGTCTTCCTCTACGACGCCGACATGTTCCGCCTGCGCGACGCCTTCGCCGCCGGCAATGCCGTCGCCAAGGACGTGCTGGAAAGCTATGCCAAGGCCGAATTCTTCACCAAGCTTCCCGAGGTCGAGGACGAGATCAAGGTCGTGACCTTCATCGCCGGCGAAGGCGATATCTCGACCGACCTGCTCTCGCCGGGCAACCAGGCCCACTCGCGTTCGGACCGCGAACTGCACGGCCTGTGCATGATCTCGCCCGAGGCGCAGCAGGAAATCGTGGCCCTCAAGGCCCAGCATCCCGACGCGCGCGTGATGCTGATCGCCGAAAAGGGCACGATGGGCGTCGGCTCGTCGCGCATGTCGGGCGTCAACAATGTGGCACTGTGGGCCGGCAAGCAGCAGAGCCCCTATGTCCCCTTCGTCAACTATGCGCCCGTCGTCGCCGGCACCAACGGCATCTCGCCGATCTTCGCGACCACCGTGGACGTCACCGGCGGCATCGGCCTCAACCTCAAGAACTGGGTCAAGATGACCGGCCCGGATGGCAAGGCGATCCTCAACAATGACGGCAATCCGGTGCTGGAGGAGGCCTTCTCGGTCGCGACCGGCACGGTGCTGAAGATCGACGTCAAGAACAAGAAGCTGACCGACGAGGCCGGCAAGGAACTGGTCGACGTCGCCGCCGCCTTCACGCCCCAGAAGATGGAATTCATGAAGGCGGGCAGCAGCTACGCCATCGTCTTCGGCAAGAAGCTGCAGACCTTCGCCGCCGAGACGCTGGGCATCGAAGCGCCCAAGGTGTTCGCGCCGAACAAGGAAATCACGGTCGACGACCAGGGCCTGACTGCGGTGGAGAAGATCTTCAACCGCAACGCCGTGGGCGTGACGCCGGGCAAGGTGCTGCATGCCGGTTCGGACGTCCGCGTGAAGGTCAACATCGTCGGCTCGCAGGACACCACCGGCCTGATGACCGCGCAGGAACTGGAGGCGATGGCCGCCACCGTCATCTCGCCGCTGGTCGATGGCGCCTATCAGTCGGGCTGCCACACCGCATCGGTGTGGGACAAGAAGGCCCAGGCCAACATTCCCAAGCTCATGAGCTTCATGAACAATTTCGGCCTGATCACCGCGCGCGACCCCAAGGGCGTCTATCACGCGATGACCGACGTGATCCACAAGGTGCTGAACGACATCACCGTGGACGACTGGGCGATCATCATCGGCGGCGACAGCCACACCCGCATGTCGAAGGGCGTCGCCTTCGGCGCGGACTCGGGCACGGTCGCGCTGGCGCTGGCCACCGGTGAAGCCACCATGCCGATCCCGCAGTCGGTCAAGGTCACCTTCAAGGGCCAGATGGCGCCCTATATGGACTTCCGCGACGTCGTCCACGCCACCCAGGCGCAGATGCTCCACCAGTTCGCTGGCGAGAATGTCTTCCAGGGCCGTATCATCGAAGTCCATATCGGCACGCTGCTGGCCGACCAGGCCTTCACCTTCACTGACTGGACCGCCGAGATGAAGGCGAAGGCGTCGATCTGCATCTCGCAGGACGAAACGCTGATCGAGTCGCTGGAAATCGCCAAGTCGCGCATCCAGATCATGATCGACAAGGGCATGGAAAATGCCGCCGGCACGCTCCGTGGCCTGATTGCTCTGGCCGACAAGCGCATCGCCGAGATCCGCTCGGGCGAGAAGCCGGCCCTGTCGCCCGACGCCAACGCCAAATATTATGCCGAAGTCGTCGTCGACCTCGACCAGATCGACGAACCGATGATCGCCGACCCGGACGTCAACAATGCCGACGTGTCGAAGCGCTACACCCATGACACCATCCGCCCGGTTTCCTATTATGGCGGCACCAAGAAGGTGGACCTGGGCTTCATCGGGTCGTGCATGGTCCACAAGGGCGACATGAAGATCCTGGCCCAGATGCTCAAGAACATCGAAGCCGCCGAGGGCAAGGTCGAGTTCAAGGCGCCGCTGGTCGTCGCCCCGCCGACCTACAACATCGTCGACGAGCTGAAGGCCGAAGGCGACTGGGACGTGCTCAAGAAGTATGCCGGCTTCGAATTCGACGACAGCCACCCCAAGAACACCGCCCGCACCGAATATGAGAACACCCTCTATCTGGAGCGTCCGGGCTGCAACCTGTGCATGGGCAACCAGGAAAAGGCCGCGAAGGGCGACACCGTCCTCGCCACCTCGACCCGCCTGTTCCAGGGCCGCGTGGTGGAAGACACGGCGAACAAGAAGGGCGAATCCCTCCTCGCCTCGACCCCGCTGGTAGTGCTCTCGACCATCCTGGGCCGCACGCCCAACATGGACGAATATAAGAAGGCGGTGGTCGGCATCGACCTCACCAAGTTCGCCCCGCCCAAGGCGGCCTGA
- a CDS encoding prolyl hydroxylase family protein — MTLSDPILSPPAAPDADPAWIASHPRVQRVPSKDLTLFIQRDFLSLDECAQVIARIDADRRPSTIADANGDGYFRTSETCDLDHGDPFVAAINARLDSFAGIATQYGEPIQGQRYGVGQEFKAHTDYFEPKGADYDRFCAVAGNRTWTLMVYLNEPAAGGATRFTKIGKTVQPETGKLLAWNNRITPDRFNPASIHHGMKVRSGVKHVITKWYRERPWG, encoded by the coding sequence ATGACCTTGTCCGACCCGATCCTGTCACCGCCCGCCGCACCCGACGCCGATCCGGCCTGGATTGCCAGCCATCCGCGCGTCCAGCGGGTGCCCAGCAAGGATCTCACCCTGTTCATCCAGCGTGATTTCCTGAGTCTTGACGAATGCGCGCAGGTGATCGCGCGGATCGATGCGGACCGTCGCCCCTCGACCATCGCGGACGCCAATGGCGATGGCTATTTCCGCACCAGCGAGACCTGCGACCTCGACCATGGCGACCCGTTCGTCGCCGCCATCAACGCCCGGCTCGACAGCTTCGCCGGCATCGCCACCCAATATGGCGAACCGATCCAGGGCCAGCGCTATGGCGTCGGCCAGGAATTCAAGGCGCACACCGATTATTTCGAGCCCAAGGGCGCGGACTATGACAGATTCTGCGCGGTCGCGGGCAACCGCACCTGGACCTTGATGGTCTATCTCAACGAGCCCGCCGCCGGCGGCGCCACCCGCTTCACGAAGATCGGCAAGACGGTGCAGCCCGAAACCGGCAAGCTGCTCGCCTGGAACAACCGCATCACCCCGGATCGCTTCAACCCCGCCAGCATCCACCACGGCATGAAGGTCCGCAGCGGCGTCAAGCATGTCATCACCAAATGGTATCGCGAACGCCCCTGGGGCTGA
- a CDS encoding TonB-dependent receptor domain-containing protein, protein MPFPVIFSTRAHLLGGAALIGALALPVAAQAQAPDADADAQSSAIVVTAAGYEQNIIEAPASITVLGREELQEKRFGSLAEALQDVQGVDVGGEAGKTGGLNISIRGMPSDYTLVLIDGRRQNAPGGVTPNGFGETSTSFLPPFSAIDRIEVVRGPMSTLYGSDAMGGVVNIITRKVGDRWVGTASAESTIQGDDRFGNIRSVNGFAQGPIIKGLAGLTLRGSVFHRAGSDIEIPGDPALTLGRNPVESDIYNYGGRLTLTPHADHDLWFEYDRNEQSYDNSRGQLGTLGSGGYAPEQRFNRSNYVIAHSWRMGFGQLDTTLTRNETETIGRLIPNGTPGAVPGSPRTLEARNDIIDSRFAGKAGALAFTVGGQYWKARMVEGVAPEPFKFTQWAGFAEATLTVVDGFNITGGARYDNHSTFGDKWSPRAYAVWNINDALTLKGGVSRGFKTPRVEQIAEGIIGFGSQGRVPLLGSPGLTPETSTSYEAGLYYDGDGFFSGNVTLFNNDFTDKIASGPGVPNCQFSAAPNLPGCVDVGNFPNVEMFSQSINIDKARTRGVEVATRFALTSTLSLSANYTYTETEQLSGSEEGLPLIGMPKHMLNGNLRWKLGDKASVWARAEVRSSRYRGANAQQSAVGDFRSYEVFHLGGSYQVAPAFRLSATLYNILDTDYAVYVPYQTAANVTAWTPAYSINQEGRRLWLSATVDF, encoded by the coding sequence ATGCCATTTCCTGTAATCTTCTCGACGCGTGCCCATCTGCTTGGGGGCGCTGCCCTGATCGGTGCGCTCGCACTGCCCGTCGCCGCCCAGGCACAGGCGCCCGATGCCGATGCCGATGCGCAGTCCAGCGCGATCGTCGTCACCGCGGCCGGCTATGAACAGAATATCATCGAGGCACCGGCCAGCATCACCGTGCTGGGCCGCGAGGAATTGCAGGAAAAGCGGTTCGGCAGCCTGGCCGAAGCGCTGCAGGATGTGCAGGGCGTCGATGTCGGCGGCGAAGCGGGCAAGACCGGCGGCCTCAACATCTCGATCCGCGGCATGCCCAGCGACTATACGCTGGTGCTGATCGACGGCCGGCGCCAGAATGCGCCCGGCGGCGTCACGCCCAACGGCTTTGGCGAAACTTCCACCAGCTTCCTGCCGCCCTTCTCCGCGATCGACCGGATCGAGGTGGTGCGCGGCCCGATGTCCACCCTCTATGGTTCGGACGCGATGGGCGGCGTCGTCAACATCATCACCCGCAAGGTCGGCGATCGCTGGGTCGGCACCGCCAGCGCCGAAAGCACGATCCAGGGCGATGACCGCTTTGGCAATATCCGGTCGGTCAACGGCTTTGCCCAGGGGCCGATCATCAAGGGGCTGGCCGGCCTGACCCTGCGTGGCAGTGTGTTCCACCGCGCCGGCTCCGACATCGAGATCCCCGGCGATCCGGCGCTGACCTTGGGCCGCAATCCGGTGGAATCGGACATCTATAATTATGGCGGCCGGCTGACGCTGACGCCCCATGCCGATCATGACCTGTGGTTCGAATATGATCGCAATGAACAAAGCTATGACAATAGCCGGGGCCAGCTCGGCACGCTGGGATCGGGCGGCTATGCCCCCGAACAGCGGTTCAACCGCAGCAATTATGTGATCGCGCACAGCTGGCGCATGGGTTTCGGCCAGCTCGACACCACCCTGACCCGCAACGAGACCGAGACGATCGGCCGCCTGATCCCCAATGGCACGCCGGGCGCGGTGCCGGGCAGTCCGCGCACGCTGGAGGCGCGCAACGACATCATCGATTCCCGCTTTGCCGGCAAGGCGGGCGCGCTGGCCTTCACCGTTGGCGGCCAATATTGGAAGGCGCGCATGGTCGAGGGCGTGGCCCCCGAGCCGTTCAAGTTCACCCAGTGGGCGGGCTTTGCCGAAGCGACGCTGACCGTCGTCGACGGCTTCAACATCACCGGCGGCGCGCGCTACGACAATCACTCGACCTTTGGCGACAAATGGTCGCCGCGCGCCTATGCGGTGTGGAACATCAATGATGCGCTGACCCTGAAGGGCGGTGTCAGCCGCGGTTTCAAGACGCCACGCGTCGAACAGATTGCCGAGGGCATCATCGGCTTCGGCAGCCAGGGGCGGGTGCCGCTGCTGGGATCGCCGGGCCTGACGCCGGAAACCAGCACCAGCTATGAAGCGGGCCTCTATTATGACGGCGACGGCTTCTTCAGCGGCAATGTCACCCTGTTCAACAATGACTTCACCGACAAGATCGCCAGCGGTCCGGGGGTGCCCAATTGCCAGTTCTCGGCCGCGCCCAACCTGCCGGGCTGCGTCGATGTCGGCAATTTCCCCAATGTCGAGATGTTCAGCCAGTCGATCAACATCGACAAGGCCCGCACCCGCGGCGTCGAGGTGGCAACCCGTTTCGCGCTGACCTCCACCCTGTCGCTGTCCGCCAACTATACCTATACCGAGACCGAGCAGCTCAGCGGATCGGAAGAAGGGCTGCCGCTGATCGGCATGCCCAAGCATATGCTGAACGGCAATCTGCGCTGGAAGCTGGGCGACAAGGCCAGCGTCTGGGCACGGGCGGAAGTGCGGTCGAGCCGTTATCGCGGCGCCAATGCGCAGCAGAGCGCCGTGGGCGACTTCCGCAGCTATGAAGTCTTCCACCTGGGTGGTTCCTACCAGGTCGCGCCGGCCTTCCGCCTGTCGGCGACGCTCTATAATATCCTCGACACCGACTATGCGGTCTATGTGCCCTATCAGACTGCGGCCAATGTGACCGCCTGGACCCCGGCCTATTCGATCAACCAGGAAGGGCGCCGCCTCTGGCTCTCGGCCACGGTCGACTTCTGA
- a CDS encoding TonB-dependent receptor domain-containing protein, which translates to MATPLKFAGLLLLSTALVAPAALAQEVPAPADATRSDPQAADPAAAAGRSTAEDPEAAPDISVPGSDIIVTGRRSANVQKNIPAVVSVLSSADIARTGDGNIAGALGRVTGLSVVGNGYVYVRGLGDRYSLALLNGSPLPSPEPLKRVVPLDLFPTNIVSSSMVQKSYSANYPGEFGGGVINLTTNAVPAESFLTISGGIGANTETTYQMGYSYYGSKSDWTGFDNGSRDIPPALAAFFASGERISSGNVDSTAIAAEMVRFSKGTVQRIKDIDPNYSATISGGTSFDLGGSTLGLIATAGYSNKWTTRDQRQQNSITPDLSALNSDFQRVTTDNRIVVNGLLGLGLEFGDNKIRWTNLYIRDTLKHTRMGLGNTQTQPTSDIMEQDTAWYERQLIDTQVVGEFKLSPAFSLDVRGGFANSQREAPYELSFEYIRTNAAADPYGNLFVNRLNGNTGQTATVSFSDLNEDLWSGGADLTWKPSADMALTAGYAYVDTNRTSSRRDFQFRASSDMPEGVGVLRPDLLLAPGIVNAYDIALIETNEGNPAFRATLKNHAGYGKLNWQILDDLSLDAGVRYETAKLNVSPLQVFSTPGASTASTQLDNDYWLPSGTLTWQMRDDMQVRLNASKTIARPQFRELIYQFYFDPDTNRRYQGNPYLQDSKLFNAEARYEWYFARDQRFTLSGFYKTIDNPIETFISLNSDAFITSFANAPKADLYGGEVELQKYFDLSSMSDSAFFSTRRLVTIANYTYTKSKLKVKEGDTTAVFGASSTLATDYFRNGSPLTGQSDHLVNFQFGLEDQDRLSQQTLILSYASKRVTSRGLANQDQPDVYEHPGINLDFVARQGVYVAGRQFDAKFEVRNILGNDYEESQSNGTNKVIYNAYNYGTTFNFSLSTTF; encoded by the coding sequence ATGGCGACGCCGCTCAAGTTCGCGGGCCTGCTGCTGCTTTCCACTGCGCTGGTCGCGCCGGCCGCGCTGGCCCAGGAAGTGCCCGCGCCCGCCGATGCCACCAGGTCCGACCCGCAGGCGGCCGATCCTGCTGCCGCTGCCGGTCGTTCGACCGCCGAGGATCCGGAGGCGGCGCCCGACATTTCGGTCCCCGGTTCCGACATCATCGTCACCGGCCGCCGCAGTGCCAACGTCCAGAAGAATATTCCGGCGGTGGTTTCGGTCCTGTCTTCGGCCGATATCGCCCGGACGGGCGACGGCAATATTGCCGGCGCGCTGGGCCGCGTCACCGGCCTGTCGGTGGTCGGCAACGGCTATGTCTATGTCCGAGGCCTGGGCGATCGCTATTCGCTCGCACTGCTGAACGGTTCGCCGCTGCCCAGCCCCGAGCCGCTCAAGCGCGTCGTGCCGCTGGACCTGTTCCCGACCAACATCGTCTCTTCGTCGATGGTGCAGAAGAGCTATTCGGCCAATTATCCCGGCGAGTTCGGCGGCGGCGTCATCAACCTGACGACCAATGCGGTGCCGGCGGAAAGCTTCCTGACGATCAGCGGCGGTATCGGTGCCAACACCGAAACCACCTATCAGATGGGCTATAGCTATTATGGCAGCAAGAGCGACTGGACCGGCTTCGACAATGGCAGCCGCGACATTCCGCCGGCGCTCGCCGCCTTCTTCGCCAGCGGCGAACGGATCAGTTCGGGCAATGTCGACAGCACCGCGATCGCGGCGGAAATGGTGCGCTTCAGCAAGGGCACCGTCCAGCGCATCAAGGATATCGACCCCAATTATTCGGCGACCATCTCGGGCGGCACCTCGTTCGACCTGGGCGGTTCGACCCTGGGCCTGATCGCCACTGCCGGCTACAGCAACAAGTGGACCACGCGCGACCAGCGTCAGCAAAATTCGATCACGCCCGACCTGTCGGCGCTGAATTCGGATTTCCAGCGCGTCACCACCGACAATCGCATCGTCGTCAACGGCCTGCTGGGCCTGGGCCTGGAGTTTGGCGACAACAAGATCCGATGGACCAACCTCTATATCCGCGACACGCTCAAGCACACCCGCATGGGCCTGGGCAACACCCAGACCCAGCCGACGTCGGACATCATGGAGCAGGATACCGCCTGGTATGAGCGCCAACTGATCGACACGCAGGTGGTGGGCGAGTTCAAGCTGAGCCCGGCGTTCAGCCTGGACGTGCGCGGCGGCTTCGCCAATTCGCAGCGCGAAGCCCCCTATGAACTGTCGTTCGAATATATCCGCACCAATGCGGCGGCCGACCCCTATGGCAATCTGTTCGTCAACCGTCTGAACGGCAATACCGGCCAGACCGCGACGGTCAGCTTCTCCGACCTCAACGAGGATCTGTGGTCGGGCGGCGCGGACCTGACCTGGAAGCCGTCGGCCGACATGGCGCTGACCGCCGGCTATGCCTATGTCGACACCAACCGCACCAGCTCGCGCCGCGACTTCCAGTTCCGCGCGTCGAGCGACATGCCCGAGGGCGTGGGCGTGCTGCGCCCCGACCTGCTGCTGGCACCGGGCATCGTCAACGCGTATGATATTGCCCTGATCGAGACCAACGAAGGCAATCCTGCCTTCCGCGCGACGCTCAAGAACCATGCCGGCTATGGTAAGTTGAACTGGCAGATACTGGACGACCTGTCACTTGATGCAGGCGTGCGTTATGAAACGGCCAAGCTCAACGTGTCGCCGCTGCAGGTGTTCAGCACGCCGGGCGCCAGCACGGCCTCGACCCAGCTCGACAATGATTACTGGCTGCCCAGCGGCACGCTGACCTGGCAGATGCGCGACGACATGCAGGTGCGCCTGAACGCGTCGAAGACCATTGCCCGGCCGCAGTTCCGCGAGCTGATCTATCAATTCTATTTCGATCCGGACACCAACCGTCGCTATCAGGGCAACCCCTATCTGCAGGACAGCAAGCTGTTCAACGCGGAAGCGCGCTATGAATGGTATTTCGCGCGGGATCAGCGCTTTACGCTGTCGGGCTTCTACAAGACCATCGACAATCCGATCGAAACCTTCATCTCGCTCAACAGCGATGCGTTCATCACCAGCTTCGCCAACGCGCCCAAGGCCGACCTTTATGGTGGCGAAGTCGAGCTGCAGAAATATTTCGACCTGTCGTCCATGTCGGACAGCGCGTTCTTCTCGACCCGCCGTCTGGTGACGATCGCCAACTATACCTACACCAAGTCGAAGCTGAAGGTGAAGGAAGGCGATACGACCGCCGTGTTCGGCGCGTCGTCGACGCTGGCGACCGACTATTTCCGCAACGGTTCGCCGCTGACGGGCCAGTCGGACCATCTGGTCAACTTCCAGTTCGGCCTGGAAGACCAGGACAGGCTGTCGCAGCAGACGCTGATCCTGTCCTATGCCAGCAAGCGCGTGACCAGCCGTGGCCTGGCCAACCAGGACCAGCCGGACGTCTATGAACATCCCGGCATCAACCTGGACTTCGTGGCGCGCCAGGGTGTCTATGTCGCGGGGCGCCAGTTCGACGCCAAGTTCGAGGTGCGCAACATCCTCGGCAACGACTATGAGGAAAGCCAGTCGAACGGCACCAACAAGGTCATCTACAATGCCTATAATTATGGCACGACCTTCAACTTCTCGCTGTCGACGACCTTCTGA